From the genome of Pseudomonas sp. FP453:
CGACGCAAGATGCTGTGGAACTGATCGCCGCGCGGGTAGAAGGCAACTTGCTGGCCGCCGCCCAAGAGATCGAAAAGCTCAAGCTGATGGCCGAGGACGGGCAGATCACCGTCGAAACCGTGCAAGGTGCGGTGGCTGACAGTGCGCGGTTTGACGTGTTCGGGCTGGTGGATGCCATTCTCAACGGCGAACCCGCCCACGCCTTGCGCATGCTCGAAGGCCTGCGCGGCGAAGGCGTGGAGCCACCGGTGATTCTCTGGGCCCTGGCCCGTGAGCTGCGGGTGCTGGCCAATATTGCCCTGCAATACAGCCAGGGCACGCCATTGGACAAATGCTTCAGCCAGGCCCGGCCACCGGTGTGGGACAAGCGCAAACCCCTGATGAGCAAAGCCCTGCAACGGCACTCGGCGCAACGCTGGGCGCAGCTGTTGCTGGAAGCTCAGCGCATCGATGCGCAGATCAAGGGCCAGGCCGCGGGCTCGCCGTGGATGAGTTTGAGCCGCCTGTCGCTGTTGATGGCCGGCCAGCGCCTGACACTGCCTGCCGAATAAACCCCTCCAGACACTGCACTTCCCTGTGGGAGCTGGCTTGCCTGCGATAGCGGTGTATCAGTGGCAGAGATGCCAGCTGACCCACCGCTATCGCAGGCAAGCCAGCTCCCACATTTTTGATCGCATTTACAATTTCTAAGAGGTGCCAGCCTTTACAGCGGCCAAACTTCGGCAGATGATTTGCCCCGTTCCAACCCACCCAGAGAGTACCCACCATGAGCAAAAAGCCATCCAAGCATGGCCCCAACAAGGCCAAGTCCATCATCGCCCAGCCACTGTTCCGCAGCCGTCAGGAACGCGCCGGCAAGGGCAAAGGCAGCTACCGCCGCGAAGCCTTCCAGTCTAATAGCTGGGAGGCTTCTTACTTTCTGGCTGCCTGAAGGCAAGCGCCCCTTTGGCATGATAAGGTCTGCACCTGATTTGTAATCCCTGGACCTGTGCATGCCCTCTTGTCTCTCCCGTCGTTGGCACCTTCGCCAATTGATCGCTGCCTCCAGCCTCATTCTGCTCGTCGCCTGTGCGGAGAAACCGACCGCCGCCGACGCTCAACCCCTGCCGAAACTCCAGACCGCTCCAGTCGTGGCCCCCGCTGTCGTGGCGCCCCTGGCCGTGGACAACCTGGATATCCAGCCGACCCAGACCTTCGCCGAATGGCAGGCCGGGTTTCGCGAGCAAGCCCTGAAAGCCGGGATCACGCCTGCCGTCTTTGACAATGCCTTTGCCAACGTCACGCCAGACATGGCCGTCATCCGCGCCGACCGCAGCCAGCCGGAATTTTCCCGGCCGGTGTGGGAATACCTCAACGGCGCCCTGTCGCCGCTGCGTGTGCGCAATGGCCAGGCACTGCTGATCAAGTACGCCGACATCCTGCAACGCATCGAAGAGCGCTATGGCGTGGATCGCCAGGCCCTGGTCTCGGTATGGGGCATGGAAAGCAACTTCGGCCAGTTCCAGGGTAACAACTCGGTGATCCGTTCCCTGGCGACCCTGGCCTATGAAGGCCGTCGCCCGGCGTTTGCCCAGGCGCAACTGCTGGCGGCGCTGCAAATCATCCAGCACGGTGATATCCAGGCCGATCAGATGAAAGGCTCCTGGGCCGGCGCCATGGGCCAGACCCAGTTCATCCCGACCACCTACAACACCCATGCCGTGGATTTCGATGGCGACGGTCGCCGCGATATCTGGAACAGCCCGGCCGACGCCCTCGCCTCCACCGCGCACTACCTGCAAAGCTCCGGCTGGCAGAAAGGCCAGCCGTGGGGGTTTGAGGTCAATCGACTGCCAGCAGACTTCGATTACGCCCTGGCCGATGGGGGTGTGCGCAAGACCGTCGCCGACTGGCTGAAACTGGGCATCCAGTTGCCACCTGGCGCGAGCATGCCGCCGAACGTCGACCAGTTGTCCGCCGCCCTGCTACTGCCGGCGGGTTACCGTGGGCCAGCGTTCCTGGTGCTGGATAACTTCCGCGCGATCCTCAAGTACAACAACTCGTCGTCCTACGCGCTGGCGGTCGGCCTGCTGTCGGAACGGTTTGGTGGCGGTGGTGTGATTCGTGGCGATTGGCCGAAGGATGAACTGCCGCTGAGTCGTTCCCAGCGCATCGACTTGCAGACCGTGCTGAACGCCAAGGGCTATGAGGCCGGCAACCCGGACGGGATTATCGGCGCCAATACGCGCAAGGCGATTCGGGCGGCGCAGCAGTCGTTGGGGTGGCCGGCGGATGGGTATCCTACTGTGAAGCTGTTGGAGTCTTTGCAAAACCGATAAGTCTGCTTATGGCTACTACCGCTATCGCAGGCAAGCCAGCTCCCACATTCGACCGCATTCCAAAGGATGTACACGGTTGAATGTGGGAGCTGGCTTGCCTGCGATGACGCCATCACAAGCACCAACTATCTAAAGACCACATCCTGCTCCAACACCAACCGCTGCTCCCCCGCATCCAGCCGCACCAACGCGCCCATCGGCAGCGTCAGGTTCGGATCACAATGCCCACTGCGCCACCCAGCCAGCACCGGAATGCACAGCGGCTCGAAGGTCTGCTTGAGCAAGCGCTCCAACGCCGTCGGGTCCACACCTGCCACATCCCCCACCAGCACACCGGCAACCTGCGCCAGCTTGCCCGCCAGGCGCAGGTGCGTGAGCAGGCGGTCGATACGGTAGATCGGCTCGTTGACGTCCTCGATCAGCAGGATGATGCCTTCGGCGTCGATCTCAAAAGGCGTGCCCATCACCGCCGCGATCATCGACAAGTTGCCCCCCAGCAAGCGCCCACAGGCGATGCCTGGGGCAATTGTGGTCAACGGGTAGGCCAGCGGGTGCGCCAGCACGCTGCCCGCGCCGAGATCGCCGCGCAGCATGCCGAGCAGAGAAGACTCGGTCGGAGGCTGCTTGTCGCCCAACAGGTCGGCATTGAGCATCGGCCCGTGGAAGGTCACAAAACCCGCATAGCGGCTGATGGCCAGATGCAGGGCAGTGATGTCGCTATAGCCGACGAACGGCTTGGGGTTGTGCCGTAGCAGGTCGAAATCCAGGCGATCAAGCAGGCGCGGTGTGCCGTAGCCGCCACGCAGGCAGAAGATGGCGTCGATGTGGGGGTCGGCGAACGCACGGTGGAGGTCGTCTAGACGGCTTTGATCGCTGCCGGCGAGATAGCCGTCGCGCTCGTAGACACCGGGGAAGATTCGCAGGTCGTAGCCGCGAGCGCGCATCCATTGGCCGGCTTTTTCCACATCCAGGGTGGCCGGGCCAGCAGGGGCAATCAGGCCGATGGTGCCTTCGGGGCGCAATGCAGGTACGGCAATGCTCATGCACATCTCTCCCTAACTAACGCAAAACGAAATGTGGGAGCTGGCTTGCCTGCGATAGCATCACCTCGGTGTATCAGTCGCACCGAGGTGATGCTATCGCAGGCAAGCCAGCTCCCACACAAGTCCGCTCCCAGATCTGAGCAGCGGTATTTACGAAACCAGGCTCGCCTTGACCAGCTTGGCCTGCTCGTCAGCGTGGTACGACGAACGCACCAACGGGCCCGACGCGACATTCTTGAAGCCCATCTTGTAGCCTTCCTCGGCAAACCAGGCAAAGGTGTCCGGGTGCACAAAGCGCTGCACCGGCAAGTGGCTGCGGGACGGTTGCAGGTACTGGCCCAGGGTCAGCATGTCGATGTCGTGTTCGCGCATGCGCTTCATGACTTCGATGACTTCTTCGTCGGTCTCGCCCAGGCCCAGCATCAGGCCGGATTTGGTCGGGATGTGCGGCATCATCTGCTTGAATTTCTGCAGCAGGGTCAGCGACCACTGGTAGTCCGAACCCGGGCGCGCGGCCTTGTACAGGCGTGGCACGGTTTCCAGGTTGTGGTTGAACACATCTGGCGGCTCGGCGGCGGTGATTTCCAGGGCGACGTCCATGCGGCCACGGTAGTCCGGCACCAGGGTTTCGAGCATCACGTTCGGCGACAGCTTGCGGATCTCGCGGATGCAGTCGGCAAAGTGCTGGGCACCGCCGTCACGCAGGTCATCGCGGTCTACCGAGGTGATCACCACGTACTTGAGGCGCAGGTCGGCGATGGCGATGGCCAGGCTTTCCGGCTCGTTGACGTCCAGTGGCTTCGGTCGGCCGTGGCCCACGTCGCAGAACGGGCAACGACGGGTGCAGATGTCACCCATGATCATGAAGGTGGCGGTGCCGCCGGAGAAGCACTCACCCAGGTTCGGGCACGAGGCTTCTTCGCACACGCTGTGCAGCTTGTGCTTGCGCAGCAGGGCCTTGATACGGTCGACTTCCGGCGAAACCGGGATGCGCACGCGGATCCAGTCGGGTTTCTTCGGCAGTTCGGTGGTCGGAATGATCTTCACCGGGATGCGTGCAACCTTCTCGGCGCCGCGCAGCTTGACGCCGGCTTCCACCTTGGCACGCGGGGCCGGGGCCGGACGATCGGTAACGTCCACCGTCGGGATCATGGTTTGCACTGCATCAGTAGTCATAATCAGTCGATTCCGCCCGTAAGGGTCGTCTGCTCAGCATAGTCGAGGTGTTTGACGAGCTGCGCACGCAGCCGGGCACTAACCTCGGCAAATTTAATCGGTGTGGCATGGTCGCTCAGCTGGGTCATCGCCAGCCCGGCATAACCGCACGGGTTGATCCGACGAAACGGCGCCAGGTCCATGTCCACGTTCAGGGCCAGGCCGTGAAAGGAACAACCGTGGCGAATGCGCAGGCCCAGGGAGGCGATTTTCGCGCCATCCACGTACACGCCAGGTGCATCGGGCTTGGCCGCGGCGGTCACGCCGTAGCTGGCCAGCAGCTCGATCAGGCATGTTTCCATGCGGCTGACCAGGTCGCGGACACCAAAACCCAGCTTGCGCACATCCAGCAACAGGTATGCGACAAGTTGTCCCGGGCCATGGTAAGTCACTTGGCCACCTCGGTCGACCTGCACCACCGGAATATCCCCCGGCAGCAGCAGATGCTCAGCCTTGCCGGCCTGGCCCTGGGTGAACACCGGCGGGTGCTCCACCAGCCAGATCTCGTCCGGGGCCGAAGTACCGCGCTCGTTGGTGAACCGCTGCATCGCATGCCAGACCGGCTCGTAGGCCATCTGGCCGAGCTCGCGAAAGCCCAGGACGCCTGACATCACAGCACCATGTGCACGAAGCCGGTGGCCCGCAGTTCGCTGTTGATGTCGTAGAGCTGGTCTTGACCGGTCGCAACGATGTGCAACTGGATCGTGGTGTATTTACCGTTGGTGCTCGAACGCTCGTCCACCCGGTTGTCGTTGATCGTCGCGTGTTTGCGCACGATATCGATGATCTTGTCTTTGTTGCCCACGCCGGTATCGCTGATCACTTTGACGGGATAATCCGTCACTGGGAATTCGATCTTTGGCGCCTTTACTTCGGTATCGGTCATGGCGTAACGGCCTCGTAAGCGTAAGCCGTGGCGACGGGCAAAGCCCCGCGTCAGATCAACGCGGGGCTGTGCAGGTGCACACTTATCAGTTGAACAAGCTGTAGAAGAATAGACGGATGCTATCCCACACGCGGCGGAAGATACCACCTTCGTCGACGGCGTCCAGCGCGATCAGGTCGGCGCTGTGCACCACCTTGTCGTCCAGTTTCACTTCGACCTTGCCGATCACGTCACCCTTGGCGATTGGTGCAACCAATTGCGGGTTCATGGTCATGCTGGCAGCGAGCTTTTTCAGCTGGCCTTTAGGCATGGTCAGGGTCAGGTCTTCAGCCAGGCCGGCCTTGACTTGGGAGGTCGCGCCTTTCCACACCGGCGCGGTCGCCAGCTCAGCACCCTTCTGATAGAAGGTCTGGGTTTCGAAGAAGCGGAAACCGTAGGTCAGCAGTTTTTGCGTCTCGGCCGCACGGGCCTGCTCGCTGTTGGTGCCGAAGACCACGGCGATCAGGCGTTGGCCATCACGTACGGCGGACGACACCATGCAGTAGCCGGCCTCGTCGGTGTGGCCGGTTTTCAGGCCATCGACGGTCTTGTCACGCCACAGCAGCAGGTTGCGGTTAGGCTGCTTGATGTTGTTCCAGAAGAATTCCTTCTGGGAGTAGATCGCGTAGTGCACCGGGTCGACACGAATGATCGCGCGCGCCAGGATCGCCATGTCGTGAGCCGACGAATAGTGCTCAGGGTTTGGCAGGCCGGTCGGGTTCATGAAGTGGCTGTTGGTCATGCCCAGGTCAGCCACGGTTTTGTTCATCATGTCGGCGAAGGCGTCTTCGCTGCCGGCGATGTGCTCGGCCAAGGCTACGCTGGCGTCGTTGCCGGACTGGATGATGATGCCGTGCAGCAGGTCGCTCACGGTCACTTGCGAACCGACCTTGATGAACATCCGCGAACCGCCGGTGCGCCAGGCGTTTTCGCTGACGGTCACCGGGTCGTTTTCGCCGATCTGGCCGCGACGGATTTCCAGGGTCGCGATGTAGGCGGTCATCAGCTTGGTCAAGCTGGCTGGGGGCAGACGCTGGTCACCATTGCTCTCGACCAGCACGTTGCCGCTGGCGGCATCCATGAGGACCCAGGCCTTGGCGGCCAGTTGCGGGGAAGCCGGCACCATTTCAACCGCCCAGGCGGCCGGGGTGATGATCAGCGAAAGGAGCAGGCACGTGCGTTTGGCTAAGGAGGTGATGTTCATCCGTCTCTCGAAATTGCTTATGGAAACTTGCCCTCGCGGGCAAAACTTATTCAGACAGGCCGTTGCCAGACTGTCGCGTGTTCGGTTGCCCGCTCACCCCTTGCCCCTGGGTTTTATTGTTCAACGAGCCAACAACCAGGGTTCAGGCCCACATTCGGGCCCGGACCTTCAATCTTTTGTTATTCGGCGGTGACCACGCTGGGTTGCCCCAGGTTGGCCATGCGCACGCTGTTCTGCACTTGCGCGACTTCACCCGGCGTGCCAATCGGCCCCATGCGTACACGGTGCAGGGTCTGCTGGTTACGCACGATGGAGCTGATAAAGACTGGCGCGCTGACCATGCCGCTGAGTTTCGACCTTAGCAGCTCTGCCGCATCCGGGTTGGCGAAAGCGCCGACCTGCAGGTATTGCCCGCCCGCCATCGAAGCCCCCGGCACGGCGCGCGGCACTACCACGGTATCCGGTGCATGCTGTTGCGGCGGCGGTGTCCACTGTTCGATCTTGCCGGCCGATGCGTTCACCTGCGGCTGCTGGCTGGTCGGCTCGTTGAGCATCAACGGTGCCGGCTTACCGCGCTGGGCCCAGTATTGCGCCGGGTCGATACCTTCGACCTTGACCCGCGCCGTACCGGTTTCGGCATAGCCGAGTTTCTTGGCGGCAGCGTAGGACAAGTCGATGATGCGATCGGAATAGAACGGCCCACGGTCATTGACCCGCAGGATCACCGTGCGGTTGTTGTCCAGGTTGGTCACCCGTACATAGCTGGGCAGCGGCAGGGTCTTGTGCGCCGCGCTCATGCCGTACAGGTCATACACTTCGCCGTTGGCGGTGTTCTGGCCGTGGAACTTGGTGCCGTACCAGGACGCCGTGCCGGACTGCACGTAGGTCTTGGATTCCTGCAGCGGGAAGTAATTCTTGCCCAGCACCGTATACGGGTTGGCCTTGTACGGCCCGGTGTGCAGGGTTGGCGTGGCATCCGGGATCTTCGACACATCGACATCCCACCACGGCGCGCCATCTTTGTGCGCACGGTTGATGTCCAGCCCCGGCTGGGAACGGACCACCGCCCCCCCGGACTTCTGCGCCGGACCACGGCTGGTGGAGCAACTGACTACCAACAAGGACAACGCGGCAAACGCCACCAGCTTGAGCGGTTTTTGGATCGGCGATACCCGCATTACTTGTTGCCCCGTGCTTGGACCAGCATGTCTGACAGCTGATGTACGGCCATGGCGTACATCACACTGCGGTTATAACGCGTGATTGCGTAGAAGTTCTTCAGGCCCATCCAGTATTCCGGGCCGTTTTCGCCTTCGAGACGGAACGCCGTGACCGGCATGTCATCGCGTGGCGCATTCTGACTCGACCACCCCAGCGCCCGCAACTCCCCGACCGTCTTGACCGGCTCGATGCCCTGGGTGAGGCCTTCATCGGCGCGCTCCCCGGCCACATCGGCGCGGATCACCACCGGTTCGCCAGCAACCCAGCCGTGGCGCTTGAAGTAGCTGGCGACACTGCCGATGGCGTCGTCGGGATTGCTCCAGATATTGATATGGCCGTCGCCGTCAAAGTCCACCGCGTAGGCGCGGAAGCTGCTCGGCATGAACTGCGGCAAGCCCATCGCACCGGCGTAGGACCCCTTGAGCGTCAGTGGATCGACCTGCTCTTCGCGGGCCAGCAGGAGGAATTCACGCAGCTCCTTGCGGAAGAACTCGGCGCGCGGCGGGTAATCGAAACCCAGGGTCGACAAGGCGTCGATCACCCGGTAACTGCCGGTATTGCGCCCGTAAAAGGTTTCGATGCCAATGATCGCGACGATGACCTGGGCCGGCACCCCGTATTCCTGCTCGGCGCGGGCCAGTACGGCCTCGTGCTGGCGCCAGAAATCCACACCCCGCGCCACGCGGGCGTCGGTGAGGAACATCGGGCGATATTCCTTCCATTGCTTCACCCGTTCCGCCGGGCGGGAGATGGCGTCGAGGATCGCCTGCTTTTTCTGCGCCTCGCGGAACACACCCATCAGCTGTTCACCGGCGAAACCGTAGTCGCGGGTCATTTCACCGACAAATTCGGCGACCTGGGGTGAACCATCGTAGTCACCGGCCTGCGCCTCTTGCGTTGCGCCCAGCAGGCCAATCAGGCCCATCCAGGACGCGTGCCGAGTCGCCCAGCCGCGCATTACTTGCATTGACATCTTCACCTTATTCAAACCTGTGCGATCCATTTGCGATGCGTATGAATCGACATCAAAACCCCAAACGCTGACAGCAATGTCACCAGCGAAGTTCCGCCGTAGCTAATGAATGGCAACGGCACCCCAACCACCGGCAGCAGGCCACTGACCATACCGATGTTGACGAAAACGTAAACAAAAAAAGTCATGGTCAGGGCGCCGGCAAGCAATTTGCCGAACAGCGTCTGCGCCTGGGCGGTGATCACCAGCCCGCGACCAATCAACAACAGATAGATCAGCAACAGCGCGCAAATGCCCACCAGGCCGAACTCTTCGCCCATCACCGCAATAATGAAGTCGGTGTGGCTCTCCGGCAGGAAGTCCAGGTGCGACTGGGTGCCCAGCAGCCAGCCCTTGCCAAACACGCCGCCGGAACCGATGGCGGCTTTCGACTGGATGATGTTCCAGCCGGTGCCCAGCGGATCGCTCTCAGGATCAAGGAAGGTCAGAATCCGCTGCTTCTGGTAGT
Proteins encoded in this window:
- the holA gene encoding DNA polymerase III subunit delta, with product MKLAPAQLAKHLQGGLAPVYIVSGDDPLLCQEAADAIRTAARQQGFDERQVFSADASFDWGTLLQAGASMSLFAEKRLLELRLPSGKPGDKGAAALMEYCSRPAEDTVLLISLPKLDGSAQKTKWGKALVEGAQTQFIQIWPVDSNQLPQWIRQRLSQSGLSATQDAVELIAARVEGNLLAAAQEIEKLKLMAEDGQITVETVQGAVADSARFDVFGLVDAILNGEPAHALRMLEGLRGEGVEPPVILWALARELRVLANIALQYSQGTPLDKCFSQARPPVWDKRKPLMSKALQRHSAQRWAQLLLEAQRIDAQIKGQAAGSPWMSLSRLSLLMAGQRLTLPAE
- the mltB gene encoding lytic murein transglycosylase B encodes the protein MQVMRGWATRHASWMGLIGLLGATQEAQAGDYDGSPQVAEFVGEMTRDYGFAGEQLMGVFREAQKKQAILDAISRPAERVKQWKEYRPMFLTDARVARGVDFWRQHEAVLARAEQEYGVPAQVIVAIIGIETFYGRNTGSYRVIDALSTLGFDYPPRAEFFRKELREFLLLAREEQVDPLTLKGSYAGAMGLPQFMPSSFRAYAVDFDGDGHINIWSNPDDAIGSVASYFKRHGWVAGEPVVIRADVAGERADEGLTQGIEPVKTVGELRALGWSSQNAPRDDMPVTAFRLEGENGPEYWMGLKNFYAITRYNRSVMYAMAVHQLSDMLVQARGNK
- the lipA gene encoding lipoyl synthase; amino-acid sequence: MIPTVDVTDRPAPAPRAKVEAGVKLRGAEKVARIPVKIIPTTELPKKPDWIRVRIPVSPEVDRIKALLRKHKLHSVCEEASCPNLGECFSGGTATFMIMGDICTRRCPFCDVGHGRPKPLDVNEPESLAIAIADLRLKYVVITSVDRDDLRDGGAQHFADCIREIRKLSPNVMLETLVPDYRGRMDVALEITAAEPPDVFNHNLETVPRLYKAARPGSDYQWSLTLLQKFKQMMPHIPTKSGLMLGLGETDEEVIEVMKRMREHDIDMLTLGQYLQPSRSHLPVQRFVHPDTFAWFAEEGYKMGFKNVASGPLVRSSYHADEQAKLVKASLVS
- a CDS encoding LD-carboxypeptidase, whose translation is MSIAVPALRPEGTIGLIAPAGPATLDVEKAGQWMRARGYDLRIFPGVYERDGYLAGSDQSRLDDLHRAFADPHIDAIFCLRGGYGTPRLLDRLDFDLLRHNPKPFVGYSDITALHLAISRYAGFVTFHGPMLNADLLGDKQPPTESSLLGMLRGDLGAGSVLAHPLAYPLTTIAPGIACGRLLGGNLSMIAAVMGTPFEIDAEGIILLIEDVNEPIYRIDRLLTHLRLAGKLAQVAGVLVGDVAGVDPTALERLLKQTFEPLCIPVLAGWRSGHCDPNLTLPMGALVRLDAGEQRLVLEQDVVFR
- a CDS encoding D-alanyl-D-alanine carboxypeptidase family protein; this encodes MNITSLAKRTCLLLSLIITPAAWAVEMVPASPQLAAKAWVLMDAASGNVLVESNGDQRLPPASLTKLMTAYIATLEIRRGQIGENDPVTVSENAWRTGGSRMFIKVGSQVTVSDLLHGIIIQSGNDASVALAEHIAGSEDAFADMMNKTVADLGMTNSHFMNPTGLPNPEHYSSAHDMAILARAIIRVDPVHYAIYSQKEFFWNNIKQPNRNLLLWRDKTVDGLKTGHTDEAGYCMVSSAVRDGQRLIAVVFGTNSEQARAAETQKLLTYGFRFFETQTFYQKGAELATAPVWKGATSQVKAGLAEDLTLTMPKGQLKKLAASMTMNPQLVAPIAKGDVIGKVEVKLDDKVVHSADLIALDAVDEGGIFRRVWDSIRLFFYSLFN
- a CDS encoding lytic murein transglycosylase codes for the protein MPSCLSRRWHLRQLIAASSLILLVACAEKPTAADAQPLPKLQTAPVVAPAVVAPLAVDNLDIQPTQTFAEWQAGFREQALKAGITPAVFDNAFANVTPDMAVIRADRSQPEFSRPVWEYLNGALSPLRVRNGQALLIKYADILQRIEERYGVDRQALVSVWGMESNFGQFQGNNSVIRSLATLAYEGRRPAFAQAQLLAALQIIQHGDIQADQMKGSWAGAMGQTQFIPTTYNTHAVDFDGDGRRDIWNSPADALASTAHYLQSSGWQKGQPWGFEVNRLPADFDYALADGGVRKTVADWLKLGIQLPPGASMPPNVDQLSAALLLPAGYRGPAFLVLDNFRAILKYNNSSSYALAVGLLSERFGGGGVIRGDWPKDELPLSRSQRIDLQTVLNAKGYEAGNPDGIIGANTRKAIRAAQQSLGWPADGYPTVKLLESLQNR
- a CDS encoding septal ring lytic transglycosylase RlpA family protein, which encodes MRVSPIQKPLKLVAFAALSLLVVSCSTSRGPAQKSGGAVVRSQPGLDINRAHKDGAPWWDVDVSKIPDATPTLHTGPYKANPYTVLGKNYFPLQESKTYVQSGTASWYGTKFHGQNTANGEVYDLYGMSAAHKTLPLPSYVRVTNLDNNRTVILRVNDRGPFYSDRIIDLSYAAAKKLGYAETGTARVKVEGIDPAQYWAQRGKPAPLMLNEPTSQQPQVNASAGKIEQWTPPPQQHAPDTVVVPRAVPGASMAGGQYLQVGAFANPDAAELLRSKLSGMVSAPVFISSIVRNQQTLHRVRMGPIGTPGEVAQVQNSVRMANLGQPSVVTAE
- the lipB gene encoding lipoyl(octanoyl) transferase LipB: MSGVLGFRELGQMAYEPVWHAMQRFTNERGTSAPDEIWLVEHPPVFTQGQAGKAEHLLLPGDIPVVQVDRGGQVTYHGPGQLVAYLLLDVRKLGFGVRDLVSRMETCLIELLASYGVTAAAKPDAPGVYVDGAKIASLGLRIRHGCSFHGLALNVDMDLAPFRRINPCGYAGLAMTQLSDHATPIKFAEVSARLRAQLVKHLDYAEQTTLTGGID
- a CDS encoding DUF493 domain-containing protein, encoding MTDTEVKAPKIEFPVTDYPVKVISDTGVGNKDKIIDIVRKHATINDNRVDERSSTNGKYTTIQLHIVATGQDQLYDINSELRATGFVHMVL
- the arfA gene encoding alternative ribosome rescue factor ArfA, whose protein sequence is MSKKPSKHGPNKAKSIIAQPLFRSRQERAGKGKGSYRREAFQSNSWEASYFLAA